A part of Cervus elaphus chromosome 11, mCerEla1.1, whole genome shotgun sequence genomic DNA contains:
- the LOC122703079 gene encoding uncharacterized protein LOC122703079 has product MKRSLVHLSSRHRSSRAKPARAKVLTDKCLQQHFSHSPAAPRCYPPAPLLPPQASPPARIHRTHSPTLKPESSFPRQQRLRPEGPLGVPEGHPETVFLSHCPRDWDDRPRNSLKSHLSCPTFGTRACSLREFSTSEWQTGCEVVVQLICRSTQRRDPAWIIRDRILCLPVIYHNREYLPDGDLQEHRYLTMTGPPEQRHQEVCNN; this is encoded by the exons ATGAAAAGGAGCTTGGTTCATTTGAG TTCGCGACATAGGTCTTCTCGAGCCAAGCCCGCCAGGGCCAAAGTCCTAACGGACAAGTGCCTGCAGCAGCATTTCAGCCACTCCCCAGCCGCGCCTCGCTGCTACCCTCCTGCTCCCCTGCTTCCACCTCAGGCTTCCCCACCCGCGAGGATCCATCGCACTCACTCACCGACACTGAAACCAGAGTCAAGCTTTCCGCGGCAGCAGCGGCTCCGGCCGGAAG GCCCTCTGGGCGTCCCGGAAGGACATCCTGAGACAGTCTTCCTTTCTCACTGCCCCCGCGACTGGGATGACAGACCCCGGAATTCCCTCAAATCCCATCTCTCCTGTCCCACTTTCGGCACTCGAGCCTGTTCGCTCCGTGAGTTCTCAACATCCGAATGGCAAACGGGTTGTGAAGTTGTAGTACAGCTCATCTGTCGGAGTACCCAGCGCAGGGAT CCCGCCTGGATTATTAGGGACCGGATCCTTTGCTTACCCGTCATATATCAT AACAGAGAATATTTACCTGATGGAGATTTACAGGAACATCGATACCTGACCATGACCGGACCTCCAGAACAAAGACACCAggaagtttgcaacaactaa